The uncultured Treponema sp. genomic sequence CGGAAAAGCAAGCCCGGAAATTTCTGCAAAATATTCATATATTTCCGCCCGGCTCATTCAGGAAAATTTCATCAAGCCTTCAAAAGAAAAATCAGAAGAAGAACAACGGCTTTTTTCGCAGGCACTTCAAAGCGGAAGCGATTTATACTACAGATTTCTTGCGATAAAAAATTTGAAGCTGGACAAAACAAAAGCAGAAGAAATTATTTTTTCAGTGGGAAACAAAAAGGAAATTCAGTCGGATTCACAAGCTGAAAAACTTTTGCTTGGCTATGCGGACTTCGGACTTAAAGAATTTATTTATCCTGAATACCAAAAGCTTCAAGAAAAAATCGGAATGGAATGCGCGGAAAAAATTGCAGAGTTTTTAAGCCAGTGCGGAAAAGAACAAGAAAGCATCCGCATTGCTTCCCGAAGGTTGTTTTCAAAAGACAAGCCATTTCAAAAAAAACTTCTGGAACTTTCATTTCCGCAGTATTTTAAAGAGAGCGTTCAAAAGTCTTGTCAGGATTTTTCGCAGCCAGAATATCTTCTTTACGGATTAATCAGAAGCGAAAGTTTTTTTAATCCGAATGCAAAAAGCAACGCGGGCGCAAAAGGTCTTACGCAGCTCATGGAAGGAACTGCCGCAGATGTCGCACGAAAATTAAAAGTTGCGCAATTCGATTTAATGGACAGCGCGACAAATATAAGGTTCGGCTCATTTTATCTTGAAGAACTTAGACGCAGACTTGACGGCTCTTCTATCCTTGCAATTTTTTCTTACAACGGCGGAATTTCAAGAGTGCGTTCCTGGGTAAAAAGCGCGAACCTTGAATTCGGAACTTCAGCCTTGCCAAAGGATTTATTTTTAGAGGCGATTCCATTTTCTGAAACGAGAGAATACGGACGCAAAGTTGTTTCCGCAGCGGCGATGTACGGCTATCTTTATTACGGACTAAGCACATCGCAAGTTGTTGAAGAAATTATGAAATGAAACTAGAATACATTTCGCTTTTAGAAAATTCTAAAACTTTTTATTCTTTTTAATTTTATAAACGGAGACAAAATTATGACTGACCCGTTTGCACAAGTTCTGCCGCAGGCTTTTCATTTTTCACATTTGCAGGGAACACAGTTTGTTCTTTTGCTCGGAATCATCATGTTCTTTGGCGCGCTCGGCGGACGCATTTTTCAAAAGCTGAAAATTCCGCAAGTCGTAGGATATATTGTAATCGGAATTTTAATCGGCTCTTCCGGCTTTCAAATTCTGCGGATTGAAACAATAATCGCACTGAATCCAATAAACACAATCGCGCTTTCTTTGATAGGATTTTTAATCGGCGCAGAACTAAAAATCGATGTAATAAAAAAATACGGCAAGCAGTTCATTGGAATTTTAATCGGCGAATCTGTAACTCCATTTTTTGTCGTAGGATTTTTTGTCACTTTGATTGCATACATTTTTATGAAAGATTTAAAAATCGCAATTTCCTTTGGACTGATTCTTGGAGCAATATGTTCCGCAACAGCTCCGGCGGCAACAACTGATGTTTTAAAAGAATACAGAACGCGCGGACCTTTAACAACAACAATTCTTGGAATTGTCGCAATGGATGACGCAGTCGCGCTGATTTTGTACGCAGTCGCATCTACGGTTGTTTCACCTTTGCTTGGCGGACAAGGTCAGTCATTCGGAATGCAAATGCTGAACATTGCAAAAGATATTTTTGGTTCTATTATAGCCGGAAGCATTTTTGGCGCGCTTGTAACTTTTGTTGTAAAAAATCTTATGAAAGATGAAGGCAGAGTTCTTTCATTCGGACTTGGAGGACTTTTTCTTTCAACAGGAGTCTGCACAATTTTAGGGCTTGACAATATTCTTGCCGCAATGTCTCTTGGATTTTTTATGGTGAATTTCGCACCTGCAAAAACACGCCCGATATTCAGCCTTGTTGAAAAATTCACGCCGCCAATTTATGTTTTATTCTTTGTGCTTGTTGGCGCAAAACTGAATATTTGGGTTGTTACTCCAGTCTTGGGAATTCTCGCGATTATCTATGTCGCAGGAAGGACTTTAGGAAAATCCATAGGCGCACGTCTTGGCGCAAAAATAACAAAAGCTCCGCAGACAGTCCACGATTTTCTGCCATGGTGTCTTTTAAGCCAGGCCGGTGTTGCAATCGGACTCAGCATTGCAGCCAGCAACGACTTTGAAAATTCAATCGGTCCTTCTATTATATTGATAATCACGGCGACAACTTTTATTGTTCAGCTGATTGGCCCGGTCTGCGTAAAACATGGCGTTACAAAAGCAGGCGAAGTTGGTCTTGCCATAACAGAAGACGACATTTTAAAATCTTCAAAAGTAAAAGATGTTAATTGGGGAAGTGAAAAAATTTGCTGCGCCGAAAGCCACGCAATTGTCAATGAAACAGAAAAAATCTGCCATATACTTAAAAATTTTGAAACTCACCACAACCAGTCATTTGCAGTCGCTTCAACTGAATCTGGAAAACTTTCAGGCATAATCACGCTTGAGCATTTAAAAGAAACGCTTATGATTGGAGAGTTTGCGGACACACTTCTTGCCGTTGACATCATGGACAAGCCTGCTTGCACTTGCAGCCCTGAAGATTCGCTTCCTGATGTTTATAAAAAATTCAGCGATGCAGACACGGAATCACTTCCGATTGTAGACAACGATGGAAAGCCTCTTGGCATTATGGAAAAATTCGCCGTTGACCATTATCTTCACACAAGAATCCTTGAAATAAACCGTAAACTTGAAAACATGGCATAAAATCAAAAAAGTGAATCATTGCATAAATCTGCCAAATTTTGTATCTTTAGAAAAATAAAATTTTAGAGGTAGAAATGGCAGACGAAGCTCTCATTGCAAAAGTAAAAGAAACTTTGGAAGCATTCCGACCGCAGCTTAACGCAGATGGCGGCGACATGGAATTTATAAATATCGATGATGAAAATAAAGTTCATCTAAAACTCACCGGGGCTTGCGGCTCATGTCCTATGGCAACAATGACTCTTAAAATGGGAATCGAACGCTACTTAAAAGAAACCTGCCCCGAAATTTCCGAAGTTGTACAGGATTAAGCAATGACAGTTGAAAACGACAAATATGTTTCTATCCATTATGTATTGAAAAATGATGAAGGAGCAGTTCTCGATTCTTCCACTGAAAAAACTTTGGATTATGTTCATGGACGCGGCTACCTTTTGCCTAAGCTGGAAGAGCAGTTAGCAGGAAAAAATCCCGGAGACAAATTCAGCGTAATTCTTGAACCGAAAGACGGCTACGGAGAATATAGAAAAGAACTTGTTACAGATGTTGACCGCTCAAATTTTGAAGATGGAGTTCCTATTGAAGTCGGAATGGCTTTTCAGGCGATGACTGCTTCTGGCCCGCAAATTGTGCGCGTTACAAAAATCAGCGACAACAAAATAACAGTTGACGCAAACCACGAGCTTGCAGGAACACGGCTTCATTTTGAAGTTGAAATTGCAGACGTGCGCAATGCTACAGAAGAAGAACTGAATCCACCATCTTGTGGCTGCGGCGGAAATTGCGGTGGCGGCTGTGGAGGCGAATGTTCTGACGGAGGCTGCGGCAACTGCGGTGGAAATTGCGGCTGCGAAAACTAAACTTTAGAAGAAACAGTTTCGATTATTTTTCTAGCGTTCGCTTCTTTTGAAGAGCCGGACATATCAATAACAACATCGGCCAGCTGTTCATAAATAAGTTCACGTTCAATAAAAAAGTCATGGAAAATTTTTTTTGCATCGGCTATTGAACGTGGATTTTTTTTTGCAATAAAAGCAGGAACATTCAAAAGCGTTCCGTCTTGAGCAACAGAAATTTCCCGCAAAACACGGAAGCTTGCAATTCTTTCTGGAGTCTTTAAAAAAACAAAAGTTCCGATTTTTTTTAAAACATCAAGAGCTTTTTTATTTGTGCAGATTCCGCCGCCAGTCGCTATAACTGCATTTTTTTCAGCGGAAGAATTTATTTTTTCCTGCAAAAATGAGCAGGCCTTTTCTTCAGCTTCCTGAAAACCTTCATTTCCAAATTCTGTATAAATCTGCCGCGGAGTTTTTCCTGTCATTTCAAAAATCACATCGTCCGTGTCAAAAAACGGCACTGAAAGTTTTTTGCTTATTATGCGTCCTTGCGTTGATTTTCCGCAGTGCTTAATGCCCATTAAAATTATGCTCAATTTTTCATCCCCGGTAAATTAAAAAAATTGCTGGAACTTTATTTATAGGCGGCTCATTTGATTTTTTCCATTCAGCCACAGAAAGCGTCCTGATAAATTCCTGTTCAGTTGTAAGACCTGCGACAACACAAACTCGGGTTTCATTCCGGCACGAATTCAAAATCGATTCCAGCATTTTTAAATTTCTGTACGGAGCTTCTATAAAAAGCTGAGTCTGTTTTTCGTTCCAAGCGCGATTTTCAAGTTGCCTTATTTTTGCGGCGCGTTCATTCGGCTTAACAGGAAGATAGCCGTTAAATGCAAAACTCTGGCCGTTCAGTCCGCTTGCCATCACAGCCATAATCATCGAAGACGGTCCGGAAAGCGGAACAACTTTTAAATTTTTTTTCTGCGCCATTTCAACAATAGCAGCTCCGGGGTCGGCAACAGCAGGACAACCAGCTTCTGAAATAATTCCCATCGGAAGTTTTTTCTTCAAAAGCGGATCAAGATAATTTGAAATTTTTGCAAGGTCTGAATGTTCGTTAAGCTCAAGAAATTCCAGCGAATCAATGTCAATCGATGAATCAGCAAGCTTTAAAAATCGGATTGCGGAACGTCGGTTTTCAACAATGAAATTTTTTATTCCGCGGATAATTTTTTTGTTATATTCAGGCAGAACTTTTTGATATTCAGTTTCGCCCAAAGTTACAGGAATAAGATAAAGCGCAGGCTCAATTTTTTCCATTGCAAATCACCGTGTAAAAATTGAAATAAAACTTGCGCCGCCAATAAAAGTTCCAATGCTGCTTCCAATTGAAGACAAAAAGAAAACAAGCAGAACGCGAAGAATTCTATTTTTATAAAAACCTTTCACGCTCGAAGCATCAGCCTGCAAATTTTCCATATCTTCAACTGCCGGCTTTTTTACAAGAGCCTGAACAATTCCAGAAACAAATCCAATTCCAATAAACGGACAAAGCGAAGTGAACGGCGCGCCAACAGCAGAAACTAAAATTGCAAGAATGTGTCCGCCCGCAACAGCCGCACCAATAGCCGCAAGAATTCCATTCCACAAAACCCAGCTTCCAATCAAGTCCGCGCCTTTTTCAATTCCGCCAACAACAAAGCCAGCAACTATAAGTCCCAGAATCAAAATCGGAATTATCCAAGAAGCAACTTTTGCTCCAGCTGATTTTTCTGGAACTTTTTCAATTGCGCTCACATCAGGAATTTCTTTTCCAGATGCAATTTTTTCAAGATGAGAAGAAACTCCCGGCAAATGACCTGCTCCCAAAACTGCAAGAATATTTTTTTGCGGACAAGACCAAATTTTTGAAGCAAGGTAAAAATCGCGCTCGTCAATCAGAACTTCTTTTACAGCCGGAAGATAAGCCGAAAGCTCCTGCATCATTGTATCCATTTCGCTGGACTGCTTTAAATTTTCAATTTCAGTTTCCGAAACTTCTTCCTTGGAAAAAGCAGTGGCAATAAGCAACGAAAGCAGCTTGCATTTTCCCATGAAAGAATTTTTTGCCCAGGCACGGCGCAACGTAACTGTTACAGGGCGGTCAACCATTATCTGCGGAATTCCAAGCTCCTTGGCTTTTTTAATTGCCGCCGCCATTTCGTCTCCGGGCTTTATTCCGGCATCTTCTCCCATTCGTTTTTGATACGCTGAAAGGACAATGTTCGCAAGCAAAAGGAATCCCTGCTTTTTCTTGAGGATTTCAATTATGTCCATTTTTTTCCAGGACTCTTTATCCTCCATATTTTTCAAGCGGTTTTCATCAAGCTCGATTGCAACAGAATCCGGCTTCTGTTCTTCAATTGCATTTTCAACTTCCGAAATGCTGGCTTTTGAAACGTGCGCTGTTCCAATGAGAATAAATTTTCTTCCATTAAGTTCAAGGATTTTTTGTGTTGACTTGTTTTCTTCCATAAAAAATTATTTTAAAGGAACTTTTCCTTTTGTTCTCCATTCTGCCAAACGAAATTCAAAAAACATCGGGCTGTTCATGCTGACAACCTTTGCGTAATATTCATTGGCAAGTTCTGTTCCACCAAACATATCATAAAAAAGCGCAAGATAATAGTACATTTTTCCCTGCAAATTTCTGTTTGTCATTGCGGAAATTCTCTGCGGCAAAGGACGCTCGCCCGCCCTGTCATGGAAAACCCGGAGCATAGAATATTCGATTGTGTTTCTGTCCATTTTTCTAAGAACCTGATTGCTGAAATTTTTTGCTTCAGTTCCGTTGCCTTCCTTGTAATAACAGTAAGTAATCATCAGCGGATAAGAAATATTATTCTTGTTGGAATCATAGCATTTCATAAAAGCTTCACGCGCAGTTGTCCAGTTTTCTTCATGAAGGGCAAGAATTCCAAGGCTTTCGTAAGCAAAATAATAATTTGGATTCAGCTCAATGACTTTTTTGTAATCTTCCATCGCCTTTGCAAAAATGTCCTGCTCGTCATAAAGCCCTGCCCGGTATGCGTAAGCTAAAAAATAATCCGGCTCAATTTCGATTGCCTTTGTCCAGGCAGCTTCCGCATTCTTGTAATGCCCAAGATAACGCTCGTACATTCCGTAATCCAGGTTGCATTCATAGTTTTCAGAGTCTGTATCGAGCGCCTGTTTTGCATAGTCAGAAGCGATTTTGTATTCATTTGCGGCGTAGGCAAGTTTTCCTAAATACAAAAAAGACTGAGTGTTTTTCGGGTCAATCTCAAGAATTTTTTTGAAAGTCTTTTCAGCCTCGTCATCATTTTCAAGATAGTAGTCGCATTGTCCGGCTCCGCGCAAAGCATCAATATTTTCTGGCTCGCGAAGTAAAGCTCTTTTATAATAAATTTTTGCCTGCTTGTAGTTTTTCTTTAAAAACATATCTTCGCCAAGCTCCACATTCGCCGCGGAATTCAGCTTGTCTTTTGCCAAAAGCGAATTGATTTGTTTTGTGCGCTCGGCAGTGTCGCCTTTCATTTTTGCAATTGTAACCGCAAGGGAAGCAACGTCATCATTCTGCGGATCGCGCTGTGAAAGCTCATTGCAAAGAGCCTGCGCTTCATCAAGATTTTCCGCGCTCACATTTATCGCAGCCTTTAAAAAAAGCAAATCAAAATCGTCCGCATATTTTGCCGGAAGCTTAGTTTCATAAAGGGAAAGAGCCGCTTCTGGTCCGTCTTTGTTCAAAACAGACTTCAAATCTTCCATAAAATCAGTTTTGGAATATTCAGCTTTTTTCTTTGTCTCTGATTTCTTTTCAGTTTCAGCAGTTTGAGCCGGCTCTACAGTTTTTTCAGTTGAAGCGCAAGAAGAAAGCCCCATGCTCAAAATAACAGCAACCGCCACAACAAGAACAACCGCAGCCAAAAGCTCCGTCAACGTAGTTTTTACCGAACTTTTCATAATTCCTCATATTCCAGAATGCTTATTGCCTTTTACAATTTTTAAATATAAAATAGCAAAGTTATGCGTAAACATCCTGTAAGAAAGTTTTTTGGACTTACACTCCTTTATTCAACTATTATTGTCGGCATTTTTGTTATTCAATTTAAGTCCAACTCTGTATTTTCAAAATCTTTGGGAGACTTGAATTTTTCAATTTCCCAGATTCAAACGGAAAACAACGGGACAAGTTTAAAAAATCAGATAAAAGTATCTTTTAAAGGCATTACGTTTTCAGCGGATGACAAAAATCCAGTAACTGCAAAAGATTCCAGCGGAAATTTAAAGCCGCTTTTTCTTGAATCCTATGAAGAGTTAGCTGATTCCGTGGAATTTTCGTTTACAGGCGGCGCGCACATAATGTTCCGGCAAATTCAGGATGAAGAAAATTCAACTGCGCTTTCAATTCTTGCAATTCCGCCTAAAAACTGCACGGAAATTTTTCTTCCATATAAAATTGCGCAAACTTACAGCACGGAAAATGTTTCGCCGGCAAATATTCTTGTAACTTCAAAAGACGGAATTTTCAGTTTTACATCGCACGGATTCAGCGCGGAAAAAATCGCGTTTACAAAAACAGATTCCGCGGCGCAATATTCGCA encodes the following:
- a CDS encoding cation:proton antiporter, producing the protein MTDPFAQVLPQAFHFSHLQGTQFVLLLGIIMFFGALGGRIFQKLKIPQVVGYIVIGILIGSSGFQILRIETIIALNPINTIALSLIGFLIGAELKIDVIKKYGKQFIGILIGESVTPFFVVGFFVTLIAYIFMKDLKIAISFGLILGAICSATAPAATTDVLKEYRTRGPLTTTILGIVAMDDAVALILYAVASTVVSPLLGGQGQSFGMQMLNIAKDIFGSIIAGSIFGALVTFVVKNLMKDEGRVLSFGLGGLFLSTGVCTILGLDNILAAMSLGFFMVNFAPAKTRPIFSLVEKFTPPIYVLFFVLVGAKLNIWVVTPVLGILAIIYVAGRTLGKSIGARLGAKITKAPQTVHDFLPWCLLSQAGVAIGLSIAASNDFENSIGPSIILIITATTFIVQLIGPVCVKHGVTKAGEVGLAITEDDILKSSKVKDVNWGSEKICCAESHAIVNETEKICHILKNFETHHNQSFAVASTESGKLSGIITLEHLKETLMIGEFADTLLAVDIMDKPACTCSPEDSLPDVYKKFSDADTESLPIVDNDGKPLGIMEKFAVDHYLHTRILEINRKLENMA
- a CDS encoding NifU family protein, coding for MADEALIAKVKETLEAFRPQLNADGGDMEFINIDDENKVHLKLTGACGSCPMATMTLKMGIERYLKETCPEISEVVQD
- a CDS encoding peptidylprolyl isomerase, whose protein sequence is MTVENDKYVSIHYVLKNDEGAVLDSSTEKTLDYVHGRGYLLPKLEEQLAGKNPGDKFSVILEPKDGYGEYRKELVTDVDRSNFEDGVPIEVGMAFQAMTASGPQIVRVTKISDNKITVDANHELAGTRLHFEVEIADVRNATEEELNPPSCGCGGNCGGGCGGECSDGGCGNCGGNCGCEN
- a CDS encoding shikimate kinase, encoding MSIILMGIKHCGKSTQGRIISKKLSVPFFDTDDVIFEMTGKTPRQIYTEFGNEGFQEAEEKACSFLQEKINSSAEKNAVIATGGGICTNKKALDVLKKIGTFVFLKTPERIASFRVLREISVAQDGTLLNVPAFIAKKNPRSIADAKKIFHDFFIERELIYEQLADVVIDMSGSSKEANARKIIETVSSKV
- a CDS encoding SAM-dependent methyltransferase produces the protein MEKIEPALYLIPVTLGETEYQKVLPEYNKKIIRGIKNFIVENRRSAIRFLKLADSSIDIDSLEFLELNEHSDLAKISNYLDPLLKKKLPMGIISEAGCPAVADPGAAIVEMAQKKNLKVVPLSGPSSMIMAVMASGLNGQSFAFNGYLPVKPNERAAKIRQLENRAWNEKQTQLFIEAPYRNLKMLESILNSCRNETRVCVVAGLTTEQEFIRTLSVAEWKKSNEPPINKVPAIFLIYRG
- a CDS encoding TraB/GumN family protein gives rise to the protein MEENKSTQKILELNGRKFILIGTAHVSKASISEVENAIEEQKPDSVAIELDENRLKNMEDKESWKKMDIIEILKKKQGFLLLANIVLSAYQKRMGEDAGIKPGDEMAAAIKKAKELGIPQIMVDRPVTVTLRRAWAKNSFMGKCKLLSLLIATAFSKEEVSETEIENLKQSSEMDTMMQELSAYLPAVKEVLIDERDFYLASKIWSCPQKNILAVLGAGHLPGVSSHLEKIASGKEIPDVSAIEKVPEKSAGAKVASWIIPILILGLIVAGFVVGGIEKGADLIGSWVLWNGILAAIGAAVAGGHILAILVSAVGAPFTSLCPFIGIGFVSGIVQALVKKPAVEDMENLQADASSVKGFYKNRILRVLLVFFLSSIGSSIGTFIGGASFISIFTR
- a CDS encoding tetratricopeptide repeat protein; translation: MKSSVKTTLTELLAAVVLVVAVAVILSMGLSSCASTEKTVEPAQTAETEKKSETKKKAEYSKTDFMEDLKSVLNKDGPEAALSLYETKLPAKYADDFDLLFLKAAINVSAENLDEAQALCNELSQRDPQNDDVASLAVTIAKMKGDTAERTKQINSLLAKDKLNSAANVELGEDMFLKKNYKQAKIYYKRALLREPENIDALRGAGQCDYYLENDDEAEKTFKKILEIDPKNTQSFLYLGKLAYAANEYKIASDYAKQALDTDSENYECNLDYGMYERYLGHYKNAEAAWTKAIEIEPDYFLAYAYRAGLYDEQDIFAKAMEDYKKVIELNPNYYFAYESLGILALHEENWTTAREAFMKCYDSNKNNISYPLMITYCYYKEGNGTEAKNFSNQVLRKMDRNTIEYSMLRVFHDRAGERPLPQRISAMTNRNLQGKMYYYLALFYDMFGGTELANEYYAKVVSMNSPMFFEFRLAEWRTKGKVPLK